Proteins from a single region of Melanotaenia boesemani isolate fMelBoe1 chromosome 3, fMelBoe1.pri, whole genome shotgun sequence:
- the gpr25 gene encoding probable G-protein coupled receptor 25 has translation MKNDTEYYYYYFENFTEDESGGPNCSYKSLQGSNIFLPLIYYLIFFTGFWGNLFVISVVMSKGKRAGRLVDTFVVNLALADLIFVLTLPLWAISSSQNNFWNFGPASDVLCKLSSYIISVNRFSNIFFLTCMSIDRYLAIVKLMDSKYLRSSRCIRITCAALWIISLVLGIPSLIYRKVEAYSNGQSCLEDNSSAVFLCMNLTMVLLTFVFPVLIIVLCYGSIIMHLNKHCVAAGNPRAEARRRHSLKMVLCIILAFVVSWLPFNIFKSITIILQLTNATLSCETLLWQSNGLLISCCLAFFNSCVNPAIYFFLDNHFRRRAALLYKSCPGKPKLLQGFNSSVSFTNGGTSESCGTSGGRTQLQTFQSEERTNL, from the coding sequence ATGAAGAATGATACTGAGTACTACTACTATTACTTTGAAAACTTCACTGAAGATGAATCAGGGGGTCCGAATTGTTCCTACAAAAGTCTTCAAGGCTCCAACATCTTTCTGCCCCTGATTTATTACCTTATATTTTTCACAGGATTTTGGGGCAACCTCTTTGTCATCTCAGTGGTGATGAGCAAAGGGAAAAGAGCTGGTCGTTTGGTGGACACTTTTGTTGTCAACCTGGCCCTGGCTGACCTCATCTTCGTCCTCACGCTACCACTGTGGGCCATCTCCTCCAGCCAGAACAACTTCTGGAACTTTGGACCAGCTAGTGACGTGCTGTGCAAGCTGAGCAGCTACATAATTTCTGTGAACCGCTTCTCCAACATCTTCTTTCTCACTTGCATGAGCATTGACCGCTACCTGGCCATAGTAAAACTGATGGATTCGAAGTACCTCAGGAGTAGTCGGTGCATCCGTATCACTTGTGCTGCTCTTTGGATAATCTCCCTGGTGCTCGGCATCCCGTCTCTGATCTACCGAAAAGTGGAGGCATACAGTAATGGACAGAGTTGTCTGGAAGATAACAGCTCAGCTGTATTTCTTTGCATGAATCTGACCATGGTGTTACTCACCTTTGTCTTTCCAGTGTTAATCATTGTGCTCTGCTATGGCAGCATCATCATGCACCTCAACAAGCACTGTGTTGCTGCTGGAAATCCTCGAGCTGAAGCCCGTCGCAGACACTCCCTCAAGATGGTCCTGTGCATCATCCTAGCATTTGTGGTGTCCTGGCTCCCCTTCAACATCTTCAAATCCATTACAATTATCTTGCAGCTCACCAATGCCACCCTCAGTTGTGAAACTCTGCTTTGGCAAAGTAACGGGCTCCTTATCTCATGCTGCCTGGCATTTTTCAACAGCTGTGTGAATCCGGCCATCTACTTTTTCCTGGACAATCACTTCAGACGCCGGGCAGCGCTCCTGTACAAGAGCTGCCCTGGAAAGCCAAAACTGTTGCAGGGTTTCAACTCCTCTGTTTCATTCACCAATGGTGGGACTTCAGAGAGCTGTGGTACAAGTGGTGGGCGAACTCAGCTTCAGACGTTCCAGTCGGAGGAGAGGACAAATCTGTAA